A section of the Clostridium sp. TW13 genome encodes:
- the zapA gene encoding cell division protein ZapA, giving the protein MGNVAVKIDGIEYNLKGEEDDKYLKHLVTYAENKMNELKEKNSKLSTSAAAMLTAINLVDELFKGNEDYNELLQNFEDLKKNEEELKKQVQELLHANKELSENESKLLIEIDELKLDESSKNLQKENEALQKSSLANKEIKEKLLKENKELKFQLRSSKYKLMDVEQKYLDTQIKLAKAIKDKNPLLQIHME; this is encoded by the coding sequence ATGGGAAATGTGGCTGTTAAAATAGATGGTATTGAGTACAATCTAAAGGGAGAAGAAGATGATAAGTATTTAAAACATTTAGTGACCTATGCAGAAAACAAAATGAATGAATTGAAAGAAAAAAATTCTAAACTATCAACTTCAGCGGCAGCAATGTTAACGGCTATAAACCTTGTAGATGAACTTTTTAAAGGCAATGAGGATTATAATGAATTATTGCAGAATTTTGAAGATTTAAAGAAGAATGAAGAAGAATTAAAAAAACAAGTTCAGGAACTCTTGCATGCAAATAAAGAGCTATCTGAAAATGAAAGTAAACTTCTAATAGAGATTGATGAATTAAAGTTAGATGAATCTTCAAAGAATTTGCAAAAAGAAAATGAAGCTTTACAAAAATCTTCTTTAGCGAATAAAGAGATTAAAGAAAAGTTGCTTAAAGAAAATAAAGAATTAAAGTTTCAGCTTAGATCAAGTAAATATAAGTTGATGGATGTAGAGCAGAAGTATCTAGATACACAAATTAAATTAGCTAAGGCTATAAAAGATAAAAATCCATTGCTACAGATCCATATGGAGTAA
- a CDS encoding U32 family peptidase, with translation MNNVELLAPAGSMESLYAAVNNGADAVYLGGDKFSARAYASNFDKENIEKAINYAHSYDVKVYVTINILLKEEEVYEALEYAKFLYSIGVDALIIQDIGLFKLIKEEVEGYELHASTQMTIHNGEAAAFYKNAGFHRVVLSRELSLKEIEYISKDLNIETEIFVHGALCVSYSGQCLMSSMIGGRSGNRGRCAQACRLPYKLVSDKSEKKYEGYLLSPKDISTYDMLKDLLSTGTSSLKVEGRMKKPEYVAGVVSEYRKNIDAINANRTIDTKKGTTKLLKLFNREGFSQAFFYKNTGRDMMAYNMPKNSGIGIGKVEKNLIKLTEPISKGDGIRYNDKGFVISKILVGDTEVQEAKAGDVVKILPKPYKNNDILFKTSDVKLNDELALTYRNPYEKKIELEAEIIFKVNEPLIIKSIYNDKEYKVKGEIVQTALKQPITKEKIETNILKNSDNQFKFSKVSYEVYEEGFLPLSSINAARREILNQIYEEKINKYKRRIIKPFNNRIRKERVIGEKEYYYIVRKKSQLNTVLNYNVNNVIIDMFTKGQDAIDIKDIKELGIKNFYLKLPNIIKNEFVSVCSIIDELLPDIKGLYTGNVGIINKYNGKTKIIGDYKINIMNSKTMEFYGDYLDVPLISLELNRKELKETCKKYKGNIGYTIYGKTELMVNEYCVIGSTAGGKTCSSACNKACERDNFVLIDRMNEAFTVITDKYCRTHLYNSVPLCLIKEKEDLYNIGINKFIVEFTDEDGDQCENILNWINKNIEIKLNCTKGHYKRGVE, from the coding sequence ATGAATAACGTAGAATTATTAGCTCCAGCAGGAAGTATGGAAAGTTTATATGCAGCAGTAAATAATGGAGCAGATGCAGTCTATTTAGGAGGAGATAAGTTCTCTGCTAGGGCATATGCATCAAATTTTGATAAAGAAAATATAGAAAAAGCTATAAATTATGCACATAGTTATGATGTTAAGGTTTATGTAACTATAAATATTTTACTTAAGGAAGAAGAAGTTTATGAAGCATTAGAATATGCGAAATTTTTATATAGTATAGGTGTAGATGCATTAATAATCCAAGATATTGGATTGTTTAAACTTATTAAAGAAGAGGTTGAAGGTTATGAATTGCATGCTTCAACTCAAATGACTATACATAATGGAGAAGCTGCTGCTTTTTATAAAAATGCAGGATTTCATAGAGTGGTTCTATCTAGGGAACTATCACTTAAGGAAATAGAATATATATCAAAGGACTTAAACATAGAGACAGAGATATTTGTACACGGGGCTCTTTGTGTTTCTTATTCTGGACAATGTTTGATGAGCAGTATGATAGGTGGCAGAAGTGGTAACAGAGGAAGATGCGCGCAAGCTTGCAGATTACCATATAAATTAGTAAGTGATAAATCTGAAAAGAAGTATGAAGGATATCTTTTAAGTCCAAAGGATATTTCAACCTATGATATGCTAAAAGATTTGTTGAGTACAGGAACATCTTCACTTAAAGTAGAAGGAAGAATGAAGAAACCAGAGTATGTGGCTGGGGTTGTTTCAGAATATAGAAAAAATATAGATGCTATAAATGCAAATAGAACTATAGATACTAAAAAAGGTACTACTAAGTTATTGAAACTATTTAATAGAGAAGGTTTTTCACAAGCATTTTTTTATAAGAATACAGGCAGAGATATGATGGCGTATAATATGCCAAAGAATTCTGGAATTGGTATCGGAAAAGTTGAAAAGAATTTAATAAAGTTAACTGAACCAATAAGTAAAGGTGATGGAATAAGATACAATGATAAAGGTTTTGTGATAAGCAAGATCCTTGTTGGTGATACTGAAGTTCAGGAAGCTAAAGCTGGGGATGTAGTGAAAATATTGCCAAAGCCATACAAAAATAATGATATATTATTTAAGACTTCTGATGTGAAGTTAAATGATGAACTGGCATTGACTTATAGAAATCCTTATGAAAAGAAAATAGAGCTTGAAGCAGAGATAATATTTAAGGTGAATGAGCCACTTATTATAAAGTCTATCTATAATGATAAAGAGTATAAAGTTAAAGGGGAGATAGTACAAACTGCTTTGAAACAACCTATAACTAAGGAAAAAATAGAAACAAACATATTGAAAAATAGTGATAATCAGTTTAAATTTTCTAAGGTTAGCTATGAAGTTTATGAGGAAGGTTTTTTACCTCTGTCTTCAATTAATGCTGCAAGAAGAGAAATTTTAAATCAAATATATGAGGAAAAAATAAATAAATATAAAAGAAGAATAATTAAACCTTTCAATAATAGAATAAGAAAAGAAAGGGTAATAGGAGAAAAAGAATACTATTATATAGTAAGAAAAAAAAGTCAACTAAATACAGTATTAAATTATAATGTAAATAATGTTATAATAGATATGTTTACTAAAGGTCAAGATGCCATTGATATAAAAGATATAAAGGAATTAGGTATAAAAAATTTCTATTTAAAGCTACCTAATATAATAAAAAATGAATTTGTATCTGTATGCTCGATTATTGATGAATTATTACCTGATATTAAAGGATTATATACCGGTAACGTAGGGATAATAAACAAATATAATGGAAAAACGAAGATTATTGGTGACTATAAGATAAATATAATGAATAGTAAGACTATGGAGTTTTACGGAGACTATTTGGATGTACCGTTGATTTCTTTAGAGTTGAATAGAAAAGAATTAAAGGAAACCTGCAAAAAATATAAAGGAAATATAGGATACACAATATATGGAAAAACTGAATTGATGGTAAATGAATATTGTGTTATAGGAAGTACAGCGGGAGGTAAAACATGTAGTTCAGCTTGTAATAAAGCATGTGAAAGAGATAATTTTGTTTTAATTGATAGGATGAACGAAGCGTTTACTGTTATAACAGACAAATATTGTAGAACACATCTATATAATTCAGTACCTTTATGCTTAATTAAGGAAAAAGAGGACCTCTATAATATAGGAATAAATAAATTTATCGTAGAGTTCACTGATGAAGATGGTGATCAATGTGAGAATATTTTAAATTGGATAAACAAAAATATTGAGATTAAATTAAATTGTACTAAGGGACATTACAAGCGGGGTGTAGAATAG